GGTGCATGCCTTATCTTCGTATGATGCGTACATCCGAAATTTGAAAGTCCactctctgtcttttcctctccttttttaggCATGCAAAATGGCCTTTTTGCAGTGTCTGCCCTTTGTGACCAAAAGACACCTTCAGCAGCTGCACCAGACCACCGAGAGCAGCAACATAAACGCTCTCTGCCAACAGCTAGTgagcaagagagaaggggggaggaagagaggcttTTGGACTGGGAGTGAGAAGGCGGGGGAGGGACAGGAGTTTGAATTAACCAAGCCTAAGTAGACTGTCATTGCCAGCTAAAGTATTGGCCACATCTTTCCAAAAGGTTCCAAGGgggcttttataatttttaaaaaacaacaacaccaaagttGAAATCTAATCATAAAGGGTTGCAGTGTTTGAAAAGCATGACACGAGTCTCCTACTAAAACTccccaatgaagaaaaaaatctggtTCTGATCTGGTTCCAAGGCTACCCCTTGACAGCCTTCTCTGGAAGGTTGGCGGGAACCGAATCCAGCTCCTTCGGCCACGCAGGGACGAGAGGACACACTCCCTCGTCCCCCACAGAGAACCCAGGGTGGTgtatgtagtggacagagcggtggactaggactccggaAGCCTGGCTTTCCATCCTCCCTGCGGCGAGGAGACCAGGTGCCAGGGCCCGTTGCACCCACACGCCCGGTCGTGCCTCCGGTTCCACCACGGAGGTGCAGACGGAGACCTTGTCGATTGGATGTGGCAAGTGAGGAACAAAGAGGACAGAACCCCTGAAAGGAATCTGGCCGTTCTCGTAAGCTGGAAAAGGGATGGATCGGTTTTACTGACATGTACAGTagtaatcaggaaaaaaacacccaaaaagtgTCTCTTTCAAAAAAGGCAACACAGCATTGTGAGGGATCGGCCCAAGACTTGAATAAAATCCGTGCCGCCACCCTCAGGAGTATCATGGTGTTCTTTGGACCATGGATTTGGGCGGCACAACGAACTGAAGTGATTTTTACATCCCTCTTTAGGTCCAAGAGTGCCCCCACCTGAGCATGGGCCTCCAGAGAGACCTTGTGCCCTACTTCCAGAGCAGGCAGGAAGAGCTCCAAAGGAGAGCTGTGGAGATCTCAGGTAACCGGACAATCCTCTGAGCGGCCCAGCGGGGAATCCCAAAGAGAGGTCTGAACCACCGGGCTGGGCAGCAGTTCTGAGGGAGAAGATGGTCTCTTGAAGGATCTGAAGGGCCCTTCCACAAATCCCAGAAGTCAGGGAGGCcggaggaagggaagagacacCTACGAGGGTCTCAAAACCTCTAAGAAGTGCCGACCGACCGGGCTCAAATGTCGCCCAGCTACCCTCTACCCCAGTCTCCCTCCTCTTCACTTCTTTTGGAAACTCTACGGAAGTTTTCCCTCAGAAATGCATGTGCTCTCCAGGGGGTCAATTCTGTCACGCTTCGGGTCTTAccagcttcctcttctccctcattaACCCCTCTCcaacttttgttttcctttttatatggAATTCGTGCTGCAACCCCTGCTCAGTGAGGGTGTCGGAAGCAGCCTCAAGCGGATTCCCACCATCGGGAAGGGTCGAGCCCTCTCTCGACTTCCAAGGAATCCCATCTAGCAGCTTCTGTGGGCAAAGGGAGAATAGTGGGAGGGGCGCTTCCTTCGGTCCAAATCCTCCCCTCGGGAAAGGCCACCTGACCCTCTGCTCCCTTCATGCCTTTCCCTTAGGAGCCCTCCTCCAGAGCACCCCAGTCACAGCGCTACACGAAAGAACGCTGCAGCTTCTTCTCACCGGTAAGGCACGGGAGCGATGGGGGCCATCGGGTCTCGCTGCCCACCTCAGTGCTCTCTCCTTGCTGAAAAAATGGGTGGGTCGttggggggaagaaagggagggaagatgaAGATTCCTTTCGCTTCCAGAAGGAGGCCCCATCACAAAATACAGGTTTGACCCTCCATTGACCAGACATTGGATTCCGGAGGGTCTGGAGGAAGCCCAAGCGTTGAGCTCCCGCATTGGCCGCCTAATGCAGGGTTGATCCATGGATGCTTTGCCCACCTCTTGTTTCAGAACTCGCCCCATTGCAGGGGGACGCAAGCACAACCCTGCAATCAGCAGCGGAAGCTCTACAGGACCACGTCCATCAAAAGACGGCAGAGCTTCAGGACAACGCCACGCGTGGAAGCAGCACCACTCAGAATTCAGCCACATGGTACCGGCGGCTACTTGGTTTTCGCCGGCACTAAATGTACGTATGTGGTTCTAAAACGGTTTTCTACAGTGTTAAAAGCCAGGGTTGGTTTTACATGGCGTTCCTGAAGTACTCCACCCAGGTGTTGTGGGAGAGAAGGCCGAATAACCAACTCTGGccgcggcggtggtggtggcggcggttgAGGAAGGAGCAACTTGAGGGGAGGTGGAGGTGGCGGGGAGGGTTCAACAGGAGCACAAGAGGAGAAGGTAATTTCTCCTTTGTTACAACCGTTTTTCTCTGAGCTCCTCCCGAAAGGCACACCTTGGACACGCATCGGGGTTGGACTGGAGCCGGGAAAGTGAGGGCGCCGGGTTACTCTACAGGCAGCCTGAATGGAGACctttttccttgtgtgatcaCACCGCTAGATCCTTAGAAAGAAGGGTTAATGTGCTTCATTGACAAAGGGGGGAAGTGAGCTCAAACGTTCCTTGGAAACATCAGTAGGACCCTCCAGGGCCTCTCCGCAGACTTTCCAttgctttcttgctcttttcttcctccaggcCATCCATCGAGAGCAAAGGCTTCACCCCATGAAAGAGAACTTCTACAGCCGGGCATTCGCCAACCATCGGACGAGATCCAAGAACTGACTCGTGGGACTGGAGGAACAGGCCGACAGATTCGAtgttgagaaaagaagggagaggctCAGGTTTGAGGGTACCAACTCCTCGCCATTTCTCAGATCCTCCTCTGGCCTAGAGAAGGTCAGGTAACGAATGAATTCTGCAGGTTTGGTCCACCGCTGATCTTCTCTGAGGAACTGGAATCCGTCAGGGATTGAAGGCAGCTCTTCTTCCTGAATGTTCTTTTGTTGAAAAATTATTTAGATCATTGAAGAAAAAACGCCAAAGCAAACGAGATGCACAACCATAGGTTAAAAAAACCATAATAATAAGATGAAGACAAACTGAGGGGGATTAAACTTTCTGGTCACACTGATCAAATAAACCCAGACAAAAATCAGAGGTTTCCAATTTGGtacaaaaaatatatagagatggttgttgtgggtttttcccatccctatctaaatTCCTTTCCTaaacctttcctttcccatccctacctaaactcttttcctccccctttcctttcctttcccttccctaactaatctcctttcctccctctttcctttcccatccctaactaatctcctttcctccccctttcctttcctttcctttcccttccctaactaatctcctttcctccctctttcctttcccatccctaactaatctcctttcctccctctttcctttcccttccctaactaatctcctttcctccctctttcctttcccatccctaactaatctcctttcctccctctttcctttcccatccctaactaatctcctttcctccccctttcctttcctttccgttCCCTAACTAAtcatctttcctccctctttcctttcccttccctaactaatctcctttcctccctctttcctttcccatccctaactaatctcctttcctccccctttcctttcttttcccttccctaactaatctcctttcctccctctttcctttcccatccctaactaatctcctttcctccccctttccattcccatccctaactaatctcctttcctccctctttcctttcccatccctaactaatctcctttcctccctctttcctttcccatccctaactaatctcctttcctccccctttccattcccatccctaactaatctcctttcctccctctttcctttcccatccctaactaatctcctttcctccccctttcctttcccttccctaactaatctcctttcctccctctttcctttcccatgcctaactaatctcctttcctccctctttcctttcccatccctaagtaatctcctttcctccccctttcctttcctttccgttCCCTAACTAAtcatctttcctccctctttcctttcccttccctaactaatctcctttcctccctctttcctttcccatccctaactaatctcctttcctccccctttcctttcctttcccttccctaactaatctcctttcctccccctttcctttcctttcccttccctaactaatctcctctcctccccctttcctttcctttcccttccctaactaatctcctttcctccctctttcctttcccatccctaactaatctcctttcctccccctttcctttcctttcccttccctaactaatctcctttcctccccctttcctttcctttcccttccctaactaatctcctttcctccccctttcctttcctttcccttccgtAACTAATCtaatttcctccctctttcctttcccatccctaactaatctcctttcctccccctttcctttcccatccctaactaatctcctttcctcccccttatctttcctttcccttccctaactaatctcctttcctccccctttcctttcctttcccttccctaactaatctcctttcctccccctttcctttcccatccctaactaatctcctttcctccccctttcctttcctttcccttccctaactaatctcctttcctccctctttcctttcccttccctaactaatctcctttcctccctctttcctttcccttccctaactaatctcctttccttcccctttcctttcccatccctaactaatctcctttcctccccctttcctttcctttcccttccctaactaatctcctttcctccctctttcctttcccatccctaactaatctcctttcctccccctttcctttcccatccctaactaatctcctttcctcccccttatctttcctttcccttccctaacaaatctcctttcctccccctttcctttcctttcccttccctaactaatctcctttcctccccctttcctttcccatccctaactaatctcctttcctccccctttcctttcctttcccttccctaactaatctcctttcctccctctttcctttcccatccctaactaatctcctttcctccctctttcctttcccatccctaatctaatctcctttcctccccctttcctttcccatccctaactaatctcctttcctccccctttcctttcctttcccttccctaactaatctcctttcctccccctttcctttcccatccctaactaatctcctttcctccccctttcctttcccatccctaactaatctcctttcctccctctttcctttcctttcccttccctaactaatctcctttcctccctctttcttttcccatccctaactaatctcctttcctccccctttcctttcccttccctaactaatctcctttcctccctctttcctttcccttccctaactaatctcctttcctccctctttcctttcctttcccttccctaactaatctcttttcctccctctttcttttcctttcccttccctaactaatctcctttcctccctctttcttttcccatccctaactaatctcctttcctccccctttcctttcccttccctaactaatctcctttcctccccctttcctttcccatccctaactaatctcctttcctccctctttcctttcctttcccttccctaactaatctcctttcctccctctttcctttcctttcccttccctaactaatctcctttcctccctctttcttttcccatccctaactaatctcctttcctccccctttcctttcccttccctaactaatctcctttcctccccctttcctttcccatccctaactaatctcctttcctccctctttcctttcctttcccttccctaactaatctcttttcctccctctttcttttcccatccctaactaatctccttccctccccctttcctttcctttcccttccctaactaatctcctttcctccctctttcctttcccttccctaactaatctcctttcctccctctttcctttcccttccctaactaatctcctttcctccccctttcctttcctttcccttccctaactaatctcctttcctccccctttcctttcccatccctaactaatctcctttcctccccctttcctttcccatccctaactaatctcctttcctccccctttcctttcccatccctaactaatctcctttcctccccctttcctttcccatccctaactaatctcctttcctccccctttcctttcccttccctaactaatctcctttcctccttctttcttttcccttccctaactaatctcctttcctccccctttcctttcccttccctaactaatctcctttcctccccctttcctttcccatccctaactaatctcctttcctccccctttcctttcccatccttatctaaactcctttcctccccctttcctttcccatccttatctaaactcctttcctccccctttcctttttccacccctatctaaactcctttcctccccctttcctttcccatccctaactaatctcctttcctccccctttcctttcccatccctaactaatctcctttcctccccctttcctttcccatccctaactaatctcctttcctccccctttcctttcccttccctaactaatctcctttcctccctctttcctttcccatccctaactaatctcctttcctccctctttcttttcccttccctaactaatctcctttcctccctctttcctttcccatccctaactaatcttctttcctccccctttcctttcctttcccttccctaactaatctcctttcctccccctttcctttcccatccctaactaatctcctttcctccctctttcctttcctttcccttccctaactaatctcctttcctccctctttcctttcccatccctatctaatctcctttccttcccctttcctttcccatccctatctaaactcctttcctccccctttcctttcccatccctaatctaaactcctttccacccctttcctttcccatccttatctaaactcctttcctccccctttcctttttccacccctatctaaactcctttcctccccctttcctcccccccccacttcccatgcACTTTTGAGCaatgacagagttcctactccagtcctctgaagatgccggccacagagactggcgaaaggtcaggaataacaaccttcagaacatgtccagagagcccgcaaaacccacaacaaccatgtcacTCAAGATTTAGAAATCTGATCCATTTATAAactttataaagaagaaaagactaaTAATCAtatcaatgaaaaagaaaagtggaaagggTGGTTTCGCCAGGAGCTTTTCTCTTATGATCCCAAGGGAGACCAGATTAGTCCCCCTCCGAGTGCCTTTGTACTTTTCTCCTGGAAATATTGATTTCTCTACAGGAAAAGAGACCTGAGAGCTGACATGAAATCGCTCCCTTTTCTGCCCAGAAGTAGGGCTGCATATTTGACAAAGCTTTCCTGAAAGCATTAGTTCCATCATGCATTGGCTTCTATGGGTGCCCTAGAAATCAATCCAAAGGTCCAGCGGTGGACAAATCTGCAGACTTCACAAAACCCTTTGGGTCTACTTTGAAAAGGATCTGAGGAAGAGGTGATACGTTGGACCTAAAAACCTAACAAAAAAAATTTGCCAACTCTTCACCaaatctttgttgttttctgttcagaTGTTAACAGATGGGGTTGGGAGTTAATCAGAACCAGAATATGATGGACAACTGATCAAAGGGATTGTAAACACCTGAAAAgtttctggaagaccaaaggaaaTCTTTTTGGGTGAGGTTACAAATTGCAGCCAGGAAACCCCAAACCAGAAAACCCTCTGCACGACAGGGATGAAGAAGACATCCCACAAGAGCCTGTAACTCCTAGCAAGAGACCTCCAGCTTAAAGCCTCTAAACACAGCTTGAAGATGAAAACAAAAGTTTCCTCTGTCCtcagtggagaagaagaagaagacgtctCACGAGCAGTCCTCGTTTTGCACAACAAGAGATCTACAGGGTGGAGCCTCAACATACAGTATCTCTCTGAAAGAATAAACTACCCGTCAAGAAGGATAAGATGAAGACGTCCGTATCATTTTTCATGTCAATCTGTACGTTATTATAGAGAATGTATTCAAGTTTCCCACCTTGTAAAACGGCTATACTTTTGATTcttctttattaaaatgtgatGCAGAAGTTTTCACAAATTTGaatgcagtcttgttttttgttagCTTTGTGTGAAAGAGGGATTCTGTCCTGCGTGGATTACTGAATTCCACCACCTTGGGGATTAAATACATAGAGTTTGCTGATCTGAAAGAGCCCTGGCTGAGTTCAGACCCTGGGACGAAATCACAAGGCTCTTGGAGAACAAGCTTTGCCAAGCCAAGGCCTTCTGGGCGTCCGGAATTACAACTCTCCCAGGCCTCAGCCAGCATGTCTGGGGGTCAGAGATAGGGATAGGGGGGCCAGATTGAAGAAGGTTGCCTTCCGTTCGAGGAGAGAATTCTCCTCCAAGGCTGAACGCTTCCTCTAGAATTGGTTGGGGGCTCTGTGCCCGAGATGGGCAAGACTGAAGCCGAGGGCAGATGGGTACAAGGCCTGAAGGAGAAGAGGGCGCTCCTTTCCTTTGGCCTCCTCTGCCACGTCGCTCAAGCTGCTGCCGGAGAGGAGAGGTTCCTTTTTTGGAGAGTCCTCGAGGGATTGCTTGCTTTGTCCCATTTCTTGGTCAACCTTCTCCTGGTGAGGGCACCCGAGGTGCCCCGTACCCATTAAAACACCTGGTCAGCCGAAATACACCATGGatgacaaagttttaaaaagtgaagcatACAAGAATAATCCGTTCATTATGTAATaacaaaaggcatttttaaacttTCAAACCCCGCTTAAAACAAACATATGTCCAGCGTCCTGGAGCATCCACTCAATCCTAGATATTAAAAGCCTACCTAAGGAGGCAGGTCTTTCAGTGttgctgaaaggagaaaagggaggtggcCCACCTCCGTGCCAAGGGAGGGCATCTCGCAACCGGAGGGAAGCCCCTCTCTCTACGTCCCTGTCAAAGACGCCTCGGATGCCAAGTGGGGCGAAGAGAAGGGCGAACTTCTAACCATCACATTTAAGTCcacaatgccttttaaaagttctgatCATTTTTCATATTTGCTCACTTTTAATTATTCGACTGTATTTTTATGAACAgaaagtttaattgctttttaatttgcattaaacGTTTTCAAATCTACTTTTCTAACATGGTGAGCTGCCTTGTGTCTCCTGATCAGGAGAgaggcagaacaacaacaacaacaaggtaggATCTGTGACGGGTCATCAGGAGAGAGACGGTCCACCAGGGAGCCTGAACCCAGACGGTAAAGGGCTTCCGACTGTAGGTcatcaccagcactttgaattgggcctggaaacagacacGTCGCCAGTCCAGCTGTTGTAGCAGGGGAGCTAGAAGCCCCTCCTCTGCTTGAGATGGAAGGCAGGCAATCAAGGCTCAGTTTCATGCCTTGGCTAGTCAACTTCATGCTTTCGGAAGTGAAGGATCGGCCACCTGCCCACCGGTGCCCAGAGGACACCCATgagtactcacaatgctttcccacaCTTTGGGGGAGGCTCCTATGTGAAAGCGAAGTGGAAAGATCAAAGCATGATCTAGTAAAACGATGCTACCTGGagacaggacacattttctgtgactgtagagaaattcagTCCATGCAGCCCTTCTGTGCATACAATGTATGCCCCacaacatgtacaaaagaagatctagcatcTAGCCAAGATAAAGCAATCTAAGTTGAACACTTctggccaaaataataataatattttaaaaaaatctctaatttggagaactgtctgtcagatctgcttggacctGGGTTTCTGCCATGAG
The Pogona vitticeps strain Pit_001003342236 chromosome 12, PviZW2.1, whole genome shotgun sequence genome window above contains:
- the LOC144584526 gene encoding uncharacterized protein LOC144584526, yielding MAFLQCLPFVTKRHLQQLHQTTESSNINALCQQLVQECPHLSMGLQRDLVPYFQSRQEELQRRAVEISGALLQSTPVTALHERTLQLLLTELAPLQGDASTTLQSAAEALQDHVHQKTAELQDNATRGSSTTQNSATWYRRLLGFRRH